Proteins encoded by one window of Bacteroidia bacterium:
- the ispF gene encoding 2-C-methyl-D-erythritol 2,4-cyclodiphosphate synthase codes for MPFRIGYGYDVHQLVEGRELWLGGVKIPHSKGALGHSDADVLLHAICDALLGAASLGDIGKHFPDTSKEFKNIDSKILLQRVVALLHSRGWIVGNVDSTLCLQKPKIMPFVEDMRVTIAALLQVEVDCVSIKATTKEKLGFVGREEGLEASAVALIVKNK; via the coding sequence GTCGAAGGACGCGAACTTTGGCTGGGTGGTGTTAAAATTCCTCACAGCAAAGGGGCACTGGGGCATAGCGATGCCGATGTGTTGTTGCATGCTATCTGCGATGCCTTGCTAGGTGCTGCCAGCTTGGGCGATATTGGCAAACATTTCCCCGATACCTCCAAGGAGTTTAAAAACATCGACAGCAAAATTTTACTTCAACGGGTTGTAGCCTTATTGCACAGTCGAGGATGGATTGTCGGAAATGTTGATTCTACCTTGTGCTTGCAAAAGCCTAAAATAATGCCTTTCGTAGAGGATATGCGAGTAACTATTGCAGCACTTCTTCAGGTTGAAGTTGATTGTGTTTCTATCAAAGCGACTACCAAAGAAAAGCTTGGTTTTGTTGGCCGCGAAGAAGGTTTGGAGGCTTCGGCCGTAGCTTTGATTGTTAAAAATAAATAA